In Candidatus Sysuiplasma jiujiangense, the genomic window CCATGAAAAGATTCTATAACATCCGCAGCGCTTGCCGGCACGAGCTCTTTCCACCTGCCGCCGTTAATCATCATTTCCCTGATGTGCGTACCGGAATACAGGTTTCTACTGAAGATTTTTGTCTGTCTTACTTCGTATCCTGCCTCGCTGAACAGCCTTTCGGTAAGCGGATTGTTTGTGAATATAGTGCTGAATTCGGGCACAAGCGACTTTACATGTGAGACCCAGAGCGAATATCTGTTTATGTCAATGATGGGTATTATATGCGTGCGCTGCTGGAGTTTCTTCTCCGTCAGGGATCTGAATATCATCTGGTAACGCTCGCCTGCAGTGAACGGATTGTCCCTCATATGCGAATACTGCGCACTCCCGATTCCGACAATTACTTCATCACAGCTCTGCAGTATCTCCTCAATAGCCTTAAGGTGACCGAGATGGAATGGCTGATATCTTCCTATCACTAGACCGTTCATTGATGCACTTGTCTACCGCGGAAGAGGTCTTCCTCCTTTAATCTTTGCGGGCTGCACAGGAACCGATTCCACGGGCTGCTCGCCTTCCGTAGCGTCGGGAACAAATATGGCGCTGATTTTCGATATAAGCTTGTCCTTTTCAGGTCCCGCTACAAGCGCCTCCTTCAGCACGTCCAGCAGCGTTCTGACAGTAAATATCCTGATCTTTCCCTCATATCTGGGTTCGAGAAGGACATCTCCCAGGTTGTCAGCAGGTATTATTACCTCCGCCAGGCCCGTTTCGGCGGCCGCTTCTGCCTT contains:
- a CDS encoding nicotinamide-nucleotide adenylyltransferase, which produces MNGLVIGRYQPFHLGHLKAIEEILQSCDEVIVGIGSAQYSHMRDNPFTAGERYQMIFRSLTEKKLQQRTHIIPIIDINRYSLWVSHVKSLVPEFSTIFTNNPLTERLFSEAGYEVRQTKIFSRNLYSGTHIREMMINGGRWKELVPASAADVIESFHGVERVRELFRLSESNEKSG